AGGTTTTTTTACGCCCCAGCTATCCAATAATTGGATTTCATAACGACCTTGAAGATAAAACCCCGAATTGGAATGGGTAGCCATCATAAAGTCAAACTCTACATCGACATCGCCATATTCGGCAGCAGAAATAAGATTTGCACGGTTGTTGGCATCGGGAAGGTTGACCAAAACGCCTTTGCCAGCGGTTATGGTCATGGCTTCAGACTTAGAAAGGTCGGCATTTACTTCACCAGCAATTTGCCAGTTGGTTTTACCTGTTGGCTTCCAGAATGACATATCATTCAGTGAAACAGTCTCTTGTGCTGATACAAAAAGGGGAAGGCACAAGGACGCTACCAAAAGTAATTTTCTCATAGAAAGATTTTTTAATATGAATAAAAGAATGAAAATTGGGAATCAGCCCCTAAATTTAACACTATAGATGAAAATTGCTATCCTGAAAGTAGGGAAAGTTATTTTTGAGTGGAGGGTTATGAAAATAAGATTATCCAATAAACATCAATAACAATATGGAAAAAGTATTTATTGCTCCTAATGCCTCTGTGATGGGCAATGTCGTTTTTGGGAAAGGGGTATCGGTTTGGTATGGGGCGGTTATTAGGGCTGATGTCGAGCAGATTATCATTGGCGATTATTCCAATATTCAAGACACAGCCGTATTACATGCCGACCCCGGCGACCCCACTATTATTGGTGAGTCGGTAACGATAGGTCATGGGGCTATTGTACATGGTGCTGTTGTGGGCGATGGCTCGCTAATAGGT
The DNA window shown above is from Flectobacillus major DSM 103 and carries:
- a CDS encoding gamma carbonic anhydrase family protein, with translation MEKVFIAPNASVMGNVVFGKGVSVWYGAVIRADVEQIIIGDYSNIQDTAVLHADPGDPTIIGESVTIGHGAIVHGAVVGDGSLIGMRATVLNKAKIGKGCIIGAHALVTEKMEIPDYSLAVGAPAKVIRQMTPEQAEKIKLGAEHYVAMAEKHANGDYPLLT